One window from the genome of Paracoccus marcusii encodes:
- the lptA gene encoding lipopolysaccharide transport periplasmic protein LptA, translating into MTLRPLLIALALAAPLPALAQTTFGGMQADTSAPVEVSADNLDVNQADGTALFTGNVVIGQGEMRLSADRVAVQYASGDQQRIDSLTATGNVTLVSGEDAAEAAEAVYDVAAGSVLLTGDVLLTQGSNVLAGERMTVDLATGAAQVQGRVRSVLQPGSN; encoded by the coding sequence ATGACCCTTCGCCCCCTGCTGATCGCGCTGGCGCTGGCCGCGCCGCTGCCCGCCTTGGCGCAGACCACCTTCGGGGGGATGCAGGCCGACACCTCGGCCCCGGTCGAGGTGTCGGCCGACAATCTGGACGTCAACCAGGCCGACGGCACCGCGCTGTTCACCGGCAACGTGGTCATCGGTCAGGGAGAGATGCGCCTGTCGGCAGACCGCGTCGCCGTGCAGTACGCATCCGGCGACCAGCAGCGCATCGACAGCCTGACCGCGACCGGCAACGTGACCCTGGTGTCTGGGGAGGACGCAGCCGAGGCCGCCGAGGCGGTCTATGACGTCGCCGCGGGGTCGGTCCTGCTGACTGGGGACGTGCTGCTGACCCAGGGGAGCAATGTGCTGGCCGGAGAGCGCATGACGGTCGACCTGGCGACGGGCGCGGCGCAGGTCCAGGGGCGCGTGCGGTCCGTCCTGCAGCCGGGGTCCAACTGA
- a CDS encoding siderophore ABC transporter substrate-binding protein — translation MRRIASPALLATALMTAPVAALAQVTVDTAQGPVTLQDNPDSVAVYDMAALDTITALGVTPTGSIDNILVPALRDAAAGATPVGTLFEPDLEALAGLAPDLVIVGGRSSTQLAAVSQVAPAIDMTFGPDLLADARARIDAYGALFAKTTQAEEMTATLDARLAELRAAADGQGTALIVMTNGPKMSAYGAGSRFGWIFDATGLEEAVPGLDDATHGQAISHEFIAQADPDWLLVVDRGAAIGEDGQGAMETLRSDLVAGTTAWQQDHVIQLDPAATYISAGGYGSTMAVLDQLTQAFAD, via the coding sequence ATGCGCCGCATCGCATCGCCCGCCCTGTTGGCCACCGCCCTGATGACCGCGCCGGTCGCGGCCCTGGCCCAGGTCACCGTCGATACCGCCCAGGGACCCGTGACCCTGCAGGACAATCCCGACAGCGTCGCGGTCTATGACATGGCCGCGCTGGACACGATCACCGCCCTGGGCGTGACGCCCACGGGCAGCATCGACAACATCCTGGTCCCCGCCCTGCGCGATGCGGCGGCGGGCGCCACCCCCGTCGGCACCCTATTCGAACCCGATCTGGAGGCGCTGGCGGGGCTGGCGCCCGACCTGGTCATCGTCGGCGGCCGCTCCTCGACCCAGCTGGCGGCGGTGTCGCAGGTGGCGCCGGCCATCGACATGACCTTCGGCCCGGATCTTCTGGCCGATGCCCGCGCCCGGATCGACGCCTATGGCGCGCTGTTCGCCAAGACCACCCAAGCCGAGGAAATGACCGCCACCCTGGACGCCAGGCTGGCCGAACTGCGTGCCGCCGCCGATGGCCAGGGCACCGCGCTGATCGTGATGACCAACGGCCCCAAGATGTCCGCCTATGGCGCAGGGTCGCGCTTTGGCTGGATCTTCGACGCGACCGGGCTGGAGGAGGCTGTGCCGGGGCTGGACGACGCCACCCACGGCCAGGCGATCAGCCATGAGTTCATCGCCCAGGCCGATCCCGACTGGCTGCTGGTCGTCGACCGCGGCGCCGCCATCGGCGAGGACGGCCAGGGCGCGATGGAGACGCTGCGCTCGGACCTGGTGGCGGGCACGACCGCCTGGCAGCAGGATCACGTGATCCAGCTGGACCCGGCGGCGACCTATATCTCGGCCGGGGGCTACGGCTCGACCATGGCGGTGCTGGATCAGCTGACCCAGGCCTTCGCGGACTGA
- a CDS encoding iron chelate uptake ABC transporter family permease subunit: MDRRARIMVGGMALLLAALSALWMLQGLGGGNRGFILGLRGTKLAALVTVATAIGVATILFQTVAANRVLTPSIMGFDALYVLLQTGFVMALGSTGLTALPAGPKFLAEIAVMTALAALLFGTLLLRGARDLPRMILTGVILGVLFRSLSGFLGRILDPNEFAVVQSVSFASFNRVDATLLPWAAAITGAAVLVAWRLSARLDVLALGRDPAVSLGLAHRAMVLGVLGLVAVLVSVSTALVGPVAFFGLIVAGLAHGLMRTARHAALLPAAALSAAILLVGGQWLFERQLGQAATLSVVVEFAGGLFFLYLLLKGRIR; this comes from the coding sequence ATGGATAGGCGGGCGCGGATCATGGTGGGCGGGATGGCGCTGCTGCTGGCGGCGCTGTCGGCGCTGTGGATGCTGCAGGGTCTGGGCGGCGGCAATCGCGGCTTCATCCTAGGCCTGCGCGGGACCAAGCTGGCGGCGCTGGTCACCGTGGCGACCGCCATCGGGGTCGCCACGATCCTGTTCCAGACGGTCGCCGCGAACCGGGTGCTGACACCGTCGATCATGGGCTTCGACGCGCTGTATGTGCTGCTGCAGACGGGCTTTGTGATGGCCTTGGGCAGCACGGGCCTAACCGCCCTGCCCGCGGGCCCGAAATTCCTGGCCGAGATCGCGGTGATGACCGCCCTGGCCGCCCTGCTGTTCGGCACGCTGCTGCTGCGCGGCGCGCGCGACCTGCCGCGGATGATCCTGACCGGGGTGATCCTGGGCGTGCTGTTCCGGTCGCTGTCGGGGTTTCTGGGCCGCATCCTGGACCCGAACGAATTCGCGGTGGTGCAATCGGTCAGCTTTGCCAGCTTCAACCGGGTCGATGCCACGCTGCTGCCCTGGGCGGCGGCGATCACGGGAGCGGCCGTGCTGGTCGCCTGGCGACTGTCGGCGCGGCTGGACGTGCTGGCGCTTGGGCGCGACCCGGCGGTGTCCCTGGGGCTGGCGCATCGCGCCATGGTGCTGGGCGTGCTGGGGCTGGTCGCGGTGCTGGTCTCGGTCTCGACCGCGCTGGTCGGGCCGGTGGCCTTCTTCGGGCTCATCGTGGCGGGGCTGGCGCATGGACTGATGCGGACCGCGCGCCACGCGGCGCTGCTGCCCGCGGCGGCGCTGTCGGCGGCGATCCTGCTGGTGGGGGGACAGTGGCTCTTCGAACGCCAGCTGGGCCAGGCCGCCACCCTGTCGGTCGTCGTGGAATTCGCGGGCGGCCTGTTCTTCCTGTATCTGCTGCTGAAGGGGCGCATCCGATGA
- a CDS encoding ABC transporter ATP-binding protein, giving the protein MIQIEGVCHAIADTPILHDITTTLPKGRLTALIGPNGAGKSTLLRLIGRLEPLQQGRVTVASHDVTTTPTDRLAQVMAILGQQNAIASRLRLSELVAFGRWPHHKGRPGPQDHALVWLALKTFALADLADRFLDEVSGGQAQRAHIAMAWAQDTDWLLLDEPLNNLDMAHARALMGRLRGLVDQGGRSVAMVVHEINYAAAWADHVIAMKDGRVSAEGTPAEVLTEAVLSDLYDAPIRVGAHQGRPLVLHHV; this is encoded by the coding sequence ATGATCCAGATCGAAGGGGTCTGCCACGCGATCGCCGACACGCCGATCCTGCACGACATCACGACGACCCTGCCCAAGGGTCGGCTGACGGCGCTGATCGGCCCGAACGGGGCGGGCAAGTCGACGCTTCTGCGCCTGATCGGACGGCTGGAGCCGCTGCAGCAGGGCCGGGTCACCGTGGCCAGCCACGACGTGACCACGACACCGACCGACCGGCTGGCGCAGGTCATGGCGATCCTGGGCCAGCAGAACGCCATCGCCAGCCGCCTGCGCCTGTCCGAGCTGGTGGCCTTCGGCCGCTGGCCGCATCACAAGGGCCGCCCGGGTCCGCAGGACCACGCGCTGGTCTGGCTGGCGCTGAAGACCTTTGCCCTGGCCGATCTGGCCGACCGGTTCCTGGACGAGGTGTCGGGCGGGCAGGCGCAGCGCGCGCATATCGCGATGGCCTGGGCGCAGGATACCGACTGGCTGCTTCTGGACGAGCCGCTGAACAACCTGGACATGGCCCATGCCCGCGCCCTGATGGGCCGGCTGCGCGGGCTGGTCGATCAGGGCGGGCGCAGCGTGGCGATGGTGGTGCACGAGATCAACTATGCCGCGGCCTGGGCCGATCACGTGATCGCCATGAAGGACGGCCGCGTGTCTGCCGAAGGCACCCCGGCCGAGGTGCTGACCGAGGCGGTGCTGTCGGACCTCTACGACGCGCCCATCCGCGTCGGCGCGCATCAGGGCCGCCCGCTGGTCCTGCACCACGTCTGA
- a CDS encoding ABC transporter permease, giving the protein MRPLPALASALVALMLASLTVGAADIRVTQAFSDPQALLVLLESRLPRTLSVVLTGAALSVAGVLIQALVRNRFVGPDTSGTAEGAALGLLAITILWPTSPLWLRMVAASLSAMVTTALFLAVIRRLPVREVMLVPIAGLVLSGVLGSVVTFVGWQSDLMQYVGTWLMSGEFSGVISGRYELLWIAGAAAGLAWFSADRFAILGLGDQVATGLGLSTAAVMRLGLAVVSVVTAMVVTTVGMIPFVGLVVPNLVARIMGDNLRASLPVVALAGAVLVLGCDLAGRLVIHPYEVPAGTILGVLGAVLFLWLLHRRPPRSKPAHG; this is encoded by the coding sequence ATGCGCCCCCTGCCCGCCCTGGCATCGGCGCTGGTCGCGCTGATGCTGGCCAGCCTGACGGTCGGCGCTGCCGACATCCGCGTGACGCAGGCGTTCAGCGATCCGCAGGCCCTGCTGGTCCTGCTGGAATCGCGCCTGCCGCGCACGCTGTCGGTGGTGCTGACCGGGGCCGCGCTGTCGGTGGCGGGGGTGCTGATCCAGGCGCTGGTCAGGAACCGCTTCGTCGGCCCCGACACCTCGGGCACGGCCGAGGGCGCGGCGCTTGGCCTTCTGGCCATCACCATCCTCTGGCCGACCAGCCCGCTGTGGCTGCGCATGGTCGCGGCCAGCCTGTCGGCCATGGTCACGACCGCGCTGTTCCTGGCCGTCATCCGCCGCCTGCCCGTGCGCGAGGTGATGCTGGTCCCCATCGCGGGGCTGGTCCTGTCGGGGGTGCTGGGCTCGGTCGTGACCTTCGTCGGCTGGCAGAGCGACCTGATGCAATATGTCGGCACCTGGCTGATGAGCGGCGAATTCTCGGGCGTGATCTCGGGGCGCTACGAGCTTTTGTGGATCGCGGGCGCGGCGGCGGGGCTGGCCTGGTTCTCGGCCGACCGCTTCGCGATCCTGGGCCTGGGCGATCAGGTGGCGACGGGGCTGGGCCTGTCCACGGCCGCGGTGATGCGGTTGGGCCTGGCGGTGGTGTCGGTCGTGACGGCGATGGTGGTGACCACGGTGGGGATGATCCCCTTCGTGGGGCTGGTCGTGCCGAACCTGGTGGCGCGGATCATGGGCGACAACCTGCGCGCATCCCTGCCCGTGGTGGCGCTGGCCGGGGCGGTGCTGGTCCTGGGCTGCGATCTGGCGGGGCGCCTGGTCATCCACCCCTATGAGGTGCCGGCCGGCACCATCCTGGGCGTGCTGGGCGCGGTCCTGTTCCTGTGGCTGCTGCATCGCCGGCCCCCTCGGTCGAAGCCCGCCCATGGATAG
- a CDS encoding ribonuclease D — MSIHLYPNDLPDDLVLGPVVAIDTETMGLDPRRDRLCLVQLSSGDGEAHLVQIDRGQTEAPNLTKLLTDPKVVKLFHFGRFDIAALENAFGVVTSPVWCTKIASRLVRTFTDRHGLKYLLQELVGVDVSKQQQTSDWGAADLSDAQLEYAASDVLHLHKLKDALEERLKRENRLGLAQACFDFLPARAHLDLLGWGEEGDIFRH, encoded by the coding sequence ATGAGCATCCATCTGTACCCGAACGACCTTCCCGACGATCTGGTGCTGGGCCCGGTCGTGGCCATCGACACCGAGACGATGGGCCTTGACCCGCGCCGCGACCGGCTGTGCCTGGTGCAGCTGTCGTCGGGCGACGGCGAGGCGCATCTGGTCCAGATCGACCGGGGCCAGACCGAGGCTCCGAACCTGACCAAGCTGCTGACCGACCCCAAGGTGGTCAAGCTGTTCCATTTCGGCCGTTTCGACATCGCCGCGCTGGAGAACGCGTTCGGGGTGGTCACCTCGCCCGTCTGGTGCACCAAGATTGCCTCGCGGCTGGTGCGGACGTTTACCGACCGGCACGGGCTGAAATACCTGCTGCAGGAGCTGGTGGGCGTCGATGTCAGCAAGCAGCAGCAGACCAGCGACTGGGGCGCGGCCGACCTGTCGGACGCGCAGCTGGAATATGCCGCGTCGGACGTTCTGCACCTGCACAAGCTAAAGGATGCCCTGGAAGAGCGGCTGAAGCGCGAGAACAGGCTGGGCCTGGCGCAGGCCTGCTTTGACTTTCTGCCCGCGCGTGCCCATCTGGACCTGCTGGGCTGGGGCGAAGAGGGCGACATCTTTCGCCACTGA
- a CDS encoding PTS sugar transporter subunit IIA: MQLAEILRPGAVRSLGQVTSKKRLFQELADLAHAEYGLNASEVLDALQERESLGPTGVGQGVALPHARLHGLDKVAGLFLRLDKPLDFDAVDRQPVDLIFALLAPESSGVDHLKALALVSRTLRDQDLRAKLRANDDPVALHAVLSAAQGIKAA; this comes from the coding sequence ATGCAACTTGCTGAAATCCTCCGGCCCGGGGCGGTCCGTTCCTTGGGACAGGTCACCTCGAAGAAGCGGCTGTTCCAGGAGCTGGCCGATCTGGCCCATGCGGAATACGGGCTGAACGCCTCCGAGGTGCTGGATGCGCTGCAGGAACGCGAAAGCCTGGGGCCGACCGGGGTGGGGCAGGGCGTGGCGCTGCCGCATGCGCGGCTGCACGGGCTGGACAAGGTCGCGGGGCTGTTCCTGCGGCTGGACAAGCCGCTGGATTTCGACGCGGTGGACCGCCAGCCGGTCGATCTGATCTTTGCGCTGCTGGCCCCCGAAAGCAGCGGCGTGGACCACCTCAAGGCGCTGGCGCTGGTGTCGCGCACGCTGCGCGATCAGGACCTGCGCGCCAAGCTGCGCGCCAATGACGACCCCGTCGCGCTGCACGCGGTCCTGTCGGCGGCACAGGGGATCAAGGCCGCCTGA
- the lptB gene encoding LPS export ABC transporter ATP-binding protein: protein MTDRSGLDVRGLRKSYRNRPVIRDVSVSLQRGEVVALLGPNGSGKTTCFYCIAGLVTADAGQVLIDGRDVTRLPMFRRARMGIGYLPQEMSIFRGLTVEQNIMAVLEVAVDDPRHRRDRLEELLADFSITHLRGAPALALSGGERRRAEIARCLASDPGFLLLDEPFAGVDPIAVGEIRTLVHALKSRGIGVLITDHNVRETLGIVDRAYILHDGHVLMSGTTDQIVADPRVREVYLGDSFSLS, encoded by the coding sequence ATGACCGACCGTTCCGGGCTGGACGTGCGCGGCCTGCGCAAGTCCTATCGCAACCGCCCCGTAATCCGCGACGTGTCCGTCAGCCTGCAGCGCGGAGAAGTGGTGGCCCTGCTGGGCCCGAACGGGTCGGGCAAGACGACGTGCTTCTACTGCATCGCGGGGCTGGTCACGGCCGATGCCGGGCAGGTGCTGATCGACGGTCGCGACGTCACGCGCCTGCCGATGTTCCGCCGCGCGCGCATGGGCATCGGCTATCTGCCGCAGGAGATGTCGATCTTTCGCGGCCTGACGGTCGAGCAGAACATCATGGCGGTGCTGGAGGTGGCAGTCGACGACCCCCGCCACAGGCGCGACCGGCTGGAGGAGCTGCTGGCCGATTTCTCGATCACGCATCTGCGCGGGGCGCCGGCGCTGGCCCTGTCGGGCGGCGAACGCAGGCGGGCCGAGATCGCCCGCTGCCTGGCGTCCGATCCGGGCTTCCTGCTGCTGGACGAACCCTTTGCGGGCGTCGATCCCATCGCCGTGGGCGAGATCCGAACCCTGGTCCATGCGCTGAAGTCGCGCGGGATCGGCGTCCTGATCACCGATCACAACGTGCGCGAGACCCTGGGCATCGTCGACCGGGCCTATATCCTGCATGACGGGCATGTGCTGATGTCGGGCACGACCGACCAGATCGTGGCCGATCCGCGCGTGCGCGAGGTCTATCTGGGCGACAGCTTCTCGCTGTCCTGA
- a CDS encoding DUF2218 domain-containing protein, producing the protein MRMTADFPTARAAALTGTMAKHFGHKIPVTHDNRLAVLTFEMGVAQIEAQDASLRLTLEAADTESLEGLRAVIESHLMRFAHREEPAPPAWTPPA; encoded by the coding sequence ATGCGCATGACTGCCGATTTTCCCACCGCCCGCGCCGCCGCGCTGACCGGCACGATGGCCAAGCATTTCGGTCACAAGATCCCGGTGACCCATGACAACCGCCTGGCGGTGCTGACCTTCGAGATGGGCGTGGCCCAGATCGAGGCGCAGGACGCGTCCCTGCGCCTGACGCTGGAAGCCGCGGATACTGAATCGCTGGAGGGTCTGCGCGCGGTGATCGAAAGCCACCTGATGCGGTTTGCGCATCGCGAGGAGCCCGCGCCCCCGGCCTGGACGCCCCCTGCCTGA
- a CDS encoding energy transducer TonB family protein, whose protein sequence is MSGRALRMLGEGGLWAGASVLVLAAHVGAGIWIMGRADAGAPPGLPDAVFVDLAPAMPPAADMPQGAEAAAGLDARPEVEAEEEPLPEEPQPEPQAEPEPDQVVEPIDPATLDLPDFQQFAPPDIPVRTALALDSSTRPQRRPEPQPEPEPRRDPEPAAERQPEPQRRQAAQAAGQRGQAETSRPAGNAQGGGASRQAAADAASLWGAQVGACIQRRATLPRNVRQGGRVNLALTVSRSGAIQGVGIAGSSGSPNVDQAALTAAQRAGRCPAAPAALTDPIYSFTLPIRLDVP, encoded by the coding sequence ATGAGCGGTCGCGCCCTGCGCATGCTGGGCGAGGGGGGGCTGTGGGCGGGTGCCTCGGTCCTGGTGCTGGCGGCGCATGTGGGGGCGGGGATCTGGATCATGGGGCGCGCGGATGCGGGCGCCCCGCCAGGCCTGCCCGATGCGGTCTTCGTCGACCTTGCCCCCGCGATGCCGCCTGCCGCCGACATGCCCCAGGGCGCGGAGGCTGCCGCCGGCTTGGACGCCCGTCCCGAAGTCGAGGCCGAGGAGGAGCCTTTGCCTGAGGAGCCGCAACCCGAACCCCAGGCCGAGCCCGAACCCGATCAGGTGGTCGAACCCATCGACCCGGCGACGCTGGACCTGCCCGATTTCCAGCAGTTCGCGCCCCCCGACATTCCGGTCCGGACGGCGCTTGCTCTGGACAGCTCGACCCGCCCGCAGCGGCGTCCCGAGCCGCAACCCGAACCCGAACCCCGCCGCGACCCGGAACCGGCGGCAGAGCGTCAGCCCGAACCGCAACGCCGGCAGGCGGCACAGGCCGCCGGGCAGCGCGGTCAGGCCGAGACCAGTCGCCCGGCGGGCAATGCCCAGGGCGGCGGGGCCTCACGGCAGGCTGCGGCCGATGCGGCATCGCTTTGGGGCGCGCAGGTCGGGGCCTGCATCCAGCGGCGCGCAACGCTGCCCCGGAACGTTCGTCAGGGGGGGCGGGTCAATCTGGCGCTGACGGTCTCGCGCAGCGGTGCCATCCAGGGTGTTGGCATCGCCGGATCGTCGGGAAGCCCGAATGTGGACCAGGCGGCGCTGACCGCCGCACAGCGCGCAGGCCGCTGTCCCGCAGCTCCTGCAGCGCTGACCGATCCGATCTATTCGTTTACGCTACCGATCCGCCTGGACGTCCCCTGA
- a CDS encoding KpsF/GutQ family sugar-phosphate isomerase, which produces MADYIETARRVIGVEIAGLEALSAGLGHEFSRAVEMILAVRGRVVVSGMGKSGHVGRKIAATFASTGTPAQFVHPAEASHGDLGMVTESDLALVLSNSGETPELADLIAHTRRFSIPLIGVAARPQSTLMRQADLGLVLPAAQEACGNGIVPTTSTTMTLALGDALAIALMEHRKFTPEHFRTFHPGGKLGALLAKVGDLMHTDLPLVGLDAPMSEALLVISQKGYGVTGVVDGDGALAGIITDGDLRRHMQGLLDLDARAVMTPAPRTIGPGALAEAALAQMQERKITCLFAVEDGRPRGILHIHDCLRAGLV; this is translated from the coding sequence GTGGCGGATTACATCGAGACGGCGCGACGGGTGATCGGGGTCGAGATCGCAGGGCTGGAGGCCCTGTCGGCGGGTCTGGGCCACGAGTTCTCGCGCGCGGTCGAGATGATCCTGGCGGTGCGCGGCCGGGTGGTCGTGTCGGGCATGGGCAAGTCGGGCCATGTGGGCCGCAAGATCGCGGCGACCTTCGCCTCCACCGGGACGCCCGCGCAGTTCGTGCACCCGGCCGAGGCCAGCCACGGCGATCTGGGCATGGTCACCGAATCCGACCTGGCGCTGGTCCTGTCCAACAGCGGCGAGACGCCCGAGCTGGCCGACCTGATCGCGCATACGCGGCGGTTCTCGATCCCGCTGATCGGGGTTGCGGCGCGGCCGCAATCGACGCTGATGCGGCAGGCGGACCTGGGGCTGGTGCTGCCCGCCGCACAGGAGGCCTGCGGCAACGGGATCGTGCCCACGACGTCGACCACGATGACGCTGGCCTTGGGCGATGCGCTGGCCATCGCGTTGATGGAGCATCGCAAGTTCACGCCCGAGCATTTCCGCACCTTTCATCCCGGCGGCAAGCTGGGCGCGCTGCTGGCGAAGGTGGGCGACCTGATGCACACCGACCTGCCGCTGGTCGGGCTTGATGCCCCCATGTCCGAGGCGCTGCTGGTGATCAGTCAGAAGGGCTATGGCGTGACCGGGGTCGTGGACGGGGACGGTGCGCTGGCGGGGATCATCACCGACGGCGACCTGCGCCGCCACATGCAGGGCCTGCTGGACCTGGACGCGCGCGCCGTGATGACGCCCGCGCCGCGCACCATCGGGCCCGGCGCCTTGGCCGAGGCCGCCCTGGCGCAGATGCAGGAGCGCAAGATCACCTGCCTGTTCGCGGTCGAGGACGGGCGCCCCCGCGGCATCCTGCACATCCACGACTGCCTGCGTGCGGGGCTGGTCTGA
- the hpf gene encoding ribosome hibernation-promoting factor, HPF/YfiA family yields the protein MRYTISGKHIDVGDALSTHVKTELGATIEKYSQRPTDAAVTFSKDAHQFMCDSVVHLSTGLNVAARGTDTDIYAAFEACREKMDKQLRRYKRRLKDHHKERPEPVVFGEAGSYVLAADEDAWESQDDSLQPIIIAEMQSRVPTLSVGDAVMQMELSGTPLLVFRNEKHGGVNVVHRRDDGNVGWIDPRGNG from the coding sequence ATGCGCTATACCATCAGCGGAAAACACATCGATGTGGGTGATGCCCTCAGCACGCATGTAAAGACCGAACTGGGCGCCACGATCGAGAAGTACTCTCAGCGTCCGACCGATGCGGCGGTGACCTTTTCCAAGGACGCGCATCAGTTCATGTGCGATTCGGTCGTGCACCTGTCCACCGGCCTGAACGTGGCCGCGCGCGGGACGGATACCGACATCTATGCCGCCTTCGAGGCCTGCCGCGAGAAGATGGACAAGCAGCTGCGCCGCTACAAGCGCCGCCTGAAGGACCACCACAAGGAACGGCCCGAACCGGTTGTCTTCGGCGAGGCAGGCAGCTATGTGCTGGCCGCCGACGAGGATGCGTGGGAATCGCAGGATGACAGCCTGCAGCCGATCATCATCGCCGAAATGCAAAGCCGCGTGCCCACCCTGTCGGTCGGCGATGCGGTGATGCAGATGGAACTGTCGGGCACCCCTCTGCTGGTGTTCCGCAACGAGAAACACGGCGGCGTCAATGTCGTCCACCGCCGCGACGACGGCAACGTCGGTTGGATCGATCCGCGCGGAAACGGCTGA
- the exbD gene encoding TonB system transport protein ExbD, whose amino-acid sequence MAGGIRDTDDLADNHEINVTPFIDVMLVLLIIFMVAAPLATVDVNVDLPVSNATQAERPEQPVYVSVRPDLSLAVGDDDVAPGALAAALTAATGGDREQRIFLRADRAVAYGDLMGVMNTLRDTGYLKIALVGLDAVQAPPEVPAVPAAGAAP is encoded by the coding sequence ATGGCCGGAGGCATCCGCGACACCGACGACCTGGCCGACAACCACGAGATCAACGTCACGCCTTTCATCGACGTGATGCTGGTGCTGCTGATCATCTTCATGGTGGCCGCGCCCCTGGCGACCGTCGACGTGAACGTCGATCTGCCGGTGTCGAACGCGACCCAGGCCGAACGCCCCGAGCAGCCCGTCTATGTCAGCGTCAGGCCCGATCTGAGCCTGGCCGTGGGCGATGACGACGTGGCCCCCGGCGCGCTGGCCGCGGCCCTGACCGCGGCGACAGGCGGCGACCGCGAACAGCGCATCTTCCTGCGCGCGGACCGTGCGGTGGCCTATGGCGACCTGATGGGGGTGATGAACACGCTGCGCGACACCGGCTATCTGAAGATCGCCCTGGTGGGGCTGGACGCCGTGCAGGCCCCGCCCGAGGTCCCGGCCGTGCCTGCCGCGGGTGCCGCGCCATGA
- a CDS encoding branched-chain amino acid aminotransferase has protein sequence MLAYDDRDGKIWMDGDLVDWRDAKVHILTHAMHYASSVFEGERCYDGKIFKGHEHSLRLIESGRLLDMPIPYSAEEIDAAKEAVLKANGFENAYVRVVAWRGSGLDMGVSAARNPVRMAVAAWEWGSYYGDAKWQGAKLDVAKWKRPSPETIPTAAKAAGLYMICTMSKHAAEAKGCSDALFMDWEGYVAEATGANIFFVKDGEVHTPLADRFLNGITRQTIVQMLKDKGYTVHERRITPDELEGFQECWLTGTAAEVTPVGQIGDWHFQVGQITRDVAESYEALVRA, from the coding sequence ATGCTGGCTTACGACGATCGCGACGGCAAGATCTGGATGGACGGGGATCTGGTGGACTGGCGTGACGCCAAGGTACACATCCTGACCCATGCGATGCACTATGCCAGCTCGGTCTTCGAGGGTGAGCGGTGCTATGACGGCAAGATCTTCAAGGGCCACGAACATTCGCTGCGCCTGATCGAATCGGGCCGCCTGCTGGACATGCCGATCCCCTATTCCGCCGAGGAGATCGACGCCGCCAAGGAGGCCGTGCTGAAGGCCAACGGCTTCGAGAACGCCTATGTCCGCGTCGTCGCATGGCGCGGGTCGGGCCTGGACATGGGCGTGTCCGCGGCGCGCAACCCGGTCCGCATGGCCGTCGCGGCCTGGGAATGGGGCAGCTATTATGGCGACGCGAAATGGCAGGGCGCGAAACTGGACGTGGCCAAGTGGAAACGCCCCAGCCCCGAGACCATCCCCACCGCCGCCAAGGCCGCGGGCCTCTACATGATCTGCACCATGTCCAAGCACGCGGCCGAGGCCAAGGGCTGTTCGGACGCGCTGTTCATGGACTGGGAGGGCTACGTGGCCGAGGCGACCGGCGCCAACATCTTCTTCGTCAAGGACGGAGAGGTCCACACGCCGCTGGCCGATCGCTTCCTGAACGGCATCACCCGTCAGACCATCGTGCAGATGCTGAAGGACAAGGGCTATACGGTCCACGAACGCCGCATCACCCCCGACGAGCTGGAGGGGTTCCAGGAATGCTGGCTGACCGGCACCGCGGCCGAGGTGACGCCCGTGGGCCAGATCGGCGACTGGCATTTCCAGGTGGGCCAGATCACCCGCGACGTGGCCGAAAGCTATGAGGCGCTGGTCCGCGCCTGA